Proteins from one Dysgonomonas sp. HDW5A genomic window:
- a CDS encoding glycosyltransferase family 2 protein: protein MENYPKISIVTPNYNQEKYLEETILSVLNQGYPNLEYIIIDGGSTDGSVDIIKKYADRLAYWESVPDKGMYDAIRKGFEKSTGEIMAWINSDDMYQSKSFFTVSEIFSKYKEVNWLLGFPSVYDAMGRIVECPHTLRQWSKYDLYIGQYQWIQQESVFWRRSLWEKAGSRIESELKYAGDFELWFRFFNFEKLYVTTAILSGFRMRDGEQLSMKQKDAYDAEIRSVLKTKIYTEEEQSILKQYNKRKSQFLFLSKFKILNAKLILDKFKLDNFGYPPVVSFDRHEQCFKIENQQSK from the coding sequence ATGGAAAATTATCCTAAAATATCAATTGTTACGCCTAACTATAATCAGGAGAAATACCTTGAAGAGACCATACTATCCGTATTGAATCAAGGTTATCCGAATCTTGAGTATATCATCATAGATGGAGGTAGTACTGATGGCTCGGTTGATATTATAAAGAAGTATGCAGATAGGCTAGCTTATTGGGAAAGTGTACCCGATAAAGGCATGTACGATGCTATACGCAAAGGCTTCGAGAAATCGACAGGGGAGATTATGGCATGGATTAACTCCGATGATATGTACCAGTCCAAATCATTTTTTACGGTCTCAGAGATATTTTCTAAGTATAAAGAGGTTAACTGGTTATTAGGTTTTCCTTCGGTATATGATGCAATGGGGCGTATAGTGGAATGCCCACATACATTACGTCAGTGGTCTAAATATGATTTGTATATAGGTCAATATCAATGGATACAACAAGAATCGGTATTTTGGCGTCGGTCTTTGTGGGAAAAAGCCGGATCAAGAATAGAATCGGAACTGAAATATGCAGGGGATTTTGAGCTGTGGTTTAGGTTTTTCAATTTTGAAAAATTATATGTAACTACTGCTATTCTAAGTGGTTTCAGAATGAGGGATGGCGAGCAACTTTCCATGAAACAAAAAGATGCCTATGATGCTGAAATTCGTTCGGTATTGAAAACTAAAATATATACGGAAGAGGAACAAAGTATTCTGAAACAATATAATAAACGTAAAAGCCAATTCTTGTTTTTATCTAAGTTTAAAATATTGAATGCCAAACTTATTCTTGATAAGTTTAAGTTGGATAATTTCGGATATCCTCCTGTTGTCTCGTTTGATCGCCATGAGCAATGTTTTAAAATAGAAAATCAGCAAAGCAAATGA
- a CDS encoding glycosyltransferase family 2 protein — MKVSIITINWNNKIGLEQTINSVLSQTFTDYEFIVIDGASTDGSDDVIEANKDRIDYWVTESDSGIYNAMNKGIYAAQGEYCYFLNSGDVFASNNVLSDIFKHDVKENFVCGNIIWDEKGKLRKDDSYKNRDWLFSLYDIYSGFLCHQAFLVKREMFDEYGYYDETLRIMSDWKHFLIAIGIHGEKVQYVDVDIAIYNTDGLSSTIGGKAILAEKRKVAQEELSDQVYKEVDRLYYLSRNGFVVDFVHSKKWIHFLFKVFLKVCLTLRLTRL, encoded by the coding sequence ATGAAAGTATCAATTATAACCATAAATTGGAATAATAAGATCGGTTTGGAGCAGACTATAAATAGTGTTTTGTCTCAAACCTTTACTGATTATGAGTTTATTGTAATTGATGGTGCATCTACCGATGGTAGTGATGACGTTATTGAGGCTAATAAAGACAGAATTGATTATTGGGTAACTGAGTCTGATTCGGGTATATATAATGCCATGAATAAAGGTATCTATGCTGCACAGGGTGAATACTGCTATTTCCTCAATTCTGGTGATGTTTTTGCTTCGAATAATGTGCTAAGTGATATCTTCAAGCATGATGTGAAGGAAAATTTTGTGTGCGGTAATATAATATGGGATGAAAAAGGAAAATTGAGAAAAGACGATAGCTATAAAAATCGTGACTGGTTATTTTCGTTGTATGATATTTACTCAGGCTTTTTATGTCATCAGGCTTTTCTCGTGAAAAGAGAGATGTTTGATGAATATGGATATTATGATGAAACACTTCGTATAATGTCTGATTGGAAGCATTTTTTGATAGCTATAGGTATACATGGTGAAAAGGTTCAATATGTTGATGTAGATATTGCTATCTATAATACGGATGGGCTGAGCAGTACGATTGGCGGAAAAGCTATCTTAGCCGAAAAAAGGAAAGTGGCTCAGGAAGAACTATCCGATCAGGTTTATAAAGAGGTTGACAGGTTGTATTACTTGTCAAGAAATGGATTTGTTGTAGACTTTGTTCATTCTAAAAAATGGATTCATTTTCTGTTTAAAGTCTTTTTAAAAGTCTGTTTAACTCTGAGGTTAACAAGACTATAG
- a CDS encoding glycosyltransferase family 1 protein: MKVLYDHQIFEHQRIGGVSRYFAEIISHLPADVEADVSVEYAFNEYLKGLNIPFEWKDQLISYYSFLPNIDFKGKKKLYSFLERKFPERYPDYYKINQAKTIEKLQKGDFDIFHPTFFGDYYLDHLKGKPYVLTVHDMIIELYPEFINSPGFIKRKKRLVDNAAHIIAVSENTKRDIINVFGTSADKISVTYHASSLVDGGNKPQNLPEKYLLYVGDRRLGYKNFNFFISSIQPLLLANKYLYVVCTGDHFTSEENSYFEALGIKDQLKIIFVDDTELLGLYKSAQMFIYPSYYEGFGIPILEAFQAECPVVLSNGSCFPEVAGDAGVYFDVKSPQQLRAAVLSLLNDKEYRQEMVCKGKQRLQHFSWEKSALQTVEIYKNVLSKM, from the coding sequence ATGAAAGTACTATATGATCATCAGATATTTGAACATCAACGGATAGGTGGTGTCTCTCGCTATTTTGCAGAGATAATCAGCCATTTACCTGCAGATGTGGAAGCTGATGTATCGGTGGAATATGCTTTCAATGAGTATTTGAAAGGTTTAAATATTCCTTTCGAATGGAAAGATCAACTTATATCTTATTATTCTTTTCTTCCGAATATAGATTTTAAAGGGAAAAAGAAGCTTTATTCGTTTTTAGAGAGGAAGTTCCCTGAAAGATATCCTGATTATTACAAGATTAATCAGGCAAAAACAATAGAGAAGCTTCAAAAAGGAGATTTCGATATTTTCCATCCAACTTTCTTTGGTGATTATTACTTGGATCATCTGAAAGGTAAACCTTATGTGTTGACAGTTCACGATATGATTATTGAGTTATATCCTGAATTTATAAATAGTCCGGGATTTATTAAGCGAAAGAAAAGGCTGGTTGATAATGCTGCTCATATTATAGCAGTATCGGAGAATACCAAACGAGATATCATCAATGTATTTGGCACTTCTGCTGATAAAATATCGGTAACTTATCATGCATCATCTTTGGTAGATGGGGGAAATAAACCTCAAAATCTACCTGAAAAGTACCTGCTTTATGTGGGTGACAGACGCTTAGGATATAAGAATTTCAATTTCTTTATATCCTCTATTCAGCCGCTTTTATTGGCAAATAAATATCTATATGTAGTTTGTACAGGAGATCACTTCACATCGGAAGAGAATAGCTATTTTGAGGCTTTAGGAATAAAGGATCAGCTGAAAATTATATTTGTTGATGATACTGAACTGTTAGGATTATATAAATCAGCACAGATGTTTATATATCCATCTTATTACGAGGGATTTGGTATTCCAATCTTAGAAGCATTTCAGGCTGAATGTCCTGTTGTGCTGAGTAATGGAAGTTGTTTTCCCGAAGTAGCAGGAGACGCTGGCGTATATTTTGACGTTAAATCGCCGCAACAACTAAGAGCTGCTGTATTAAGTTTGTTGAATGATAAAGAATACAGGCAAGAAATGGTTTGTAAAGGGAAACAGCGTTTGCAACATTTCTCATGGGAAAAGAGTGCTTTGCAAACTGTCGAAATTTATAAAAATGTATTAAGCAAGATGTAA
- a CDS encoding alpha-1,2-fucosyltransferase codes for MIYIELNGRIGNHLFQIATAASFAKKHGVDYKVVCHDGYKLAPPDNCYVKDYIEQFRSNILRNIPIQVGRPSTDCFYYYDIDYVYREIPFEGRDMLLYGAFQSEKYFDKPLVKELFSIPADIKEYIYSKFGTILDQGVTSINVRRGDYTKLPHRYAVCSMSYFNKAIDYLGRDKKYLIISDDIEWCKKHFKGDNFFFVDDEEPIIDLYIQTLCTNNIISNSTFSWWGAWLNPNPDNVVVCPNPWFGKSYDNYDTKDLIPESWVQIENKLSWDLQILATYLITKEKIQSLMPKSWKERVKKILKNR; via the coding sequence ATGATATATATAGAATTAAACGGTAGAATTGGTAATCATCTTTTTCAGATTGCAACAGCAGCATCTTTTGCTAAAAAGCATGGTGTTGACTACAAGGTTGTATGCCATGATGGTTACAAACTGGCTCCACCCGATAATTGTTATGTAAAAGATTATATAGAACAGTTCAGAAGTAATATTCTTCGAAATATACCTATTCAGGTAGGACGTCCTTCTACTGATTGTTTCTATTATTACGATATAGATTATGTTTACAGGGAAATACCTTTCGAAGGCAGAGATATGTTGCTATATGGAGCATTTCAGTCCGAAAAGTATTTTGATAAACCTCTGGTTAAAGAGCTTTTCTCTATTCCGGCCGATATTAAAGAATATATATATTCTAAATTCGGAACGATACTGGATCAAGGGGTTACATCGATAAATGTGAGACGTGGCGATTACACTAAACTGCCCCATCGTTATGCTGTTTGTTCGATGTCTTATTTCAATAAGGCGATAGATTATCTGGGCAGAGATAAAAAATATCTGATAATCAGTGATGACATAGAATGGTGCAAAAAGCATTTTAAAGGCGATAATTTCTTTTTTGTAGATGATGAAGAGCCTATTATCGATCTTTATATTCAGACACTTTGTACCAATAACATTATAAGCAACAGTACTTTCAGTTGGTGGGGAGCCTGGTTAAATCCTAATCCCGATAATGTGGTTGTATGTCCTAATCCATGGTTTGGAAAGTCATATGATAATTACGATACAAAAGACTTGATCCCCGAAAGCTGGGTGCAGATAGAAAATAAATTATCGTGGGATTTACAGATTTTGGCAACTTACCTGATTACTAAGGAGAAAATCCAGAGCTTGATGCCTAAATCGTGGAAAGAGCGAGTGAAAAAGATTCTAAAGAATAGATAA
- a CDS encoding glycosyltransferase, producing the protein MKVVTLSTKDSFGGAARVAFRLHEEINRMGIEDILLVNSKRTASSTVHLAENYHDPQNRITAFLNKYKLKLQEKRRRIIWGGYPNMQNKILSDIAISLLKNSLDKIDFDLVHMHWVGESYVDFTEFRNVDKPIIWTIHDCFSFTGLCSYFEDCDKYKSHCNACPQLGSTKEKDLSYQVFDMKKKRYSSLNFHIVSPSKWLAKAAKESVLLNKYPVTVIPNGIDTSVFAPMDKEEAKKSLSLDPKKKTILFGGISAMADPRKGGDLLRDSLKQLAGMYAEDEIELLIFGAEKKDDYTFDFPARFLGYVSEEADLNLAYNAADVTIVPSTHENLPNTILESLSCGTPVVAFDIGGNPDMIDHQQNGYLAKPYDIFDLTVGIVYTLSHNEDKTLSHNARKKVLDNFKIEDIANRYVELYNQVLESKVSDPNILANE; encoded by the coding sequence ATGAAGGTCGTAACGCTAAGCACTAAGGACTCGTTTGGGGGAGCTGCACGTGTTGCATTTCGCTTACATGAGGAAATTAACCGAATGGGTATTGAAGATATTCTTTTGGTTAATAGCAAAAGAACTGCGTCTTCCACTGTTCATTTAGCTGAGAATTATCACGATCCGCAAAACAGAATTACTGCTTTTCTGAATAAGTATAAGCTTAAACTACAAGAAAAAAGAAGACGTATTATTTGGGGTGGTTACCCTAATATGCAGAACAAAATATTATCGGATATCGCCATATCTCTATTGAAGAATTCATTGGATAAAATTGATTTCGATCTAGTCCATATGCATTGGGTAGGAGAGAGCTATGTCGATTTTACTGAATTTCGGAATGTTGATAAGCCTATCATCTGGACAATACACGACTGTTTTTCCTTTACCGGATTGTGTTCTTATTTCGAAGATTGCGATAAATACAAAAGCCATTGTAATGCTTGTCCTCAATTAGGTTCGACCAAAGAAAAGGATTTAAGTTATCAGGTTTTTGATATGAAAAAGAAACGATATTCGTCTCTTAATTTTCATATCGTAAGCCCCAGTAAGTGGTTGGCAAAAGCTGCAAAAGAAAGCGTGTTGTTGAATAAATATCCGGTAACAGTTATCCCCAACGGTATAGATACGTCGGTTTTTGCACCTATGGATAAAGAGGAGGCTAAGAAATCATTATCTTTAGATCCAAAGAAAAAAACGATATTATTTGGAGGAATATCGGCTATGGCTGATCCACGTAAGGGGGGAGATTTACTGCGTGATAGCTTGAAACAGTTAGCGGGAATGTATGCCGAAGATGAGATTGAATTATTAATATTCGGAGCAGAGAAAAAAGATGATTATACGTTTGATTTTCCTGCCAGATTTTTAGGATATGTAAGCGAAGAAGCGGATTTGAATCTGGCTTATAATGCGGCTGATGTGACAATCGTTCCGTCGACGCATGAGAATCTGCCTAATACCATTCTCGAAAGTTTATCGTGCGGAACTCCGGTTGTGGCTTTCGATATCGGAGGAAATCCCGATATGATTGATCACCAACAAAATGGATATTTGGCAAAACCTTATGATATATTCGACCTTACGGTTGGTATAGTGTATACGCTCAGTCATAACGAAGATAAAACTTTGAGTCATAATGCCCGAAAGAAAGTTCTGGATAATTTCAAGATAGAAGATATTGCCAACAGGTATGTCGAATTATATAACCAAGTCTTAGAATCAAAGGTCTCAGACCCTAATATATTAGCAAATGAATAA
- a CDS encoding glycosyltransferase family 2 protein, translated as MAKVSIITISYNNAKGLLRTIESVVGQTYTDYEYIIIDGGSSDNSKQIIESFSDRIAYWVSEPDKGVYHAMNKGIDVAKGEYLHFLNSGDSYAASDVLERTFTKEYAEPLLRGIQICDYGTRQVRWANLGNREVTLYDMFVNTLLHQATFIRRDMFDKYGKYDETLKIVSDWKFFFQAILGGERTAFLNFDIVLFEMEGISTNKSHGERHLEERRRVTKELMPHNLLTDYERLRSLEADAYIPKFVKSNKLIFFFFRVLYKVFGKK; from the coding sequence ATGGCTAAAGTTTCTATAATAACCATATCGTATAATAATGCAAAGGGACTGCTTCGCACTATCGAAAGTGTAGTAGGTCAAACTTATACCGATTACGAATATATTATTATTGACGGAGGCTCTTCTGACAATAGTAAGCAAATTATAGAATCGTTTTCCGATAGGATTGCTTATTGGGTAAGCGAACCCGATAAAGGTGTATATCATGCCATGAACAAGGGAATAGATGTTGCTAAAGGTGAATATTTACACTTTTTGAATTCGGGAGATAGTTATGCTGCTTCGGATGTTTTAGAAAGAACATTTACTAAAGAATATGCAGAACCTTTATTAAGAGGGATTCAGATATGTGATTATGGAACTCGTCAGGTTAGGTGGGCGAATCTGGGAAACAGAGAGGTGACTCTGTACGATATGTTTGTAAATACATTGTTACATCAAGCTACTTTTATCAGACGCGATATGTTTGATAAATATGGAAAGTATGATGAAACGCTTAAAATAGTGTCGGATTGGAAGTTTTTCTTTCAGGCTATATTAGGTGGTGAGAGAACTGCCTTTCTGAATTTCGATATTGTTCTTTTTGAGATGGAAGGTATCAGTACTAATAAATCTCATGGAGAACGCCATCTGGAAGAACGTAGAAGGGTTACAAAAGAATTGATGCCTCATAATCTGTTGACAGATTATGAAAGACTCAGGTCATTAGAGGCAGATGCTTATATCCCTAAATTCGTAAAATCGAATAAACTAATTTTCTTCTTTTTTAGAGTATTGTATAAAGTGTTTGGAAAAAAATAA
- a CDS encoding class I SAM-dependent methyltransferase, whose translation MNNNKCLICGGETNILFSTRVLHKYDVSYHKCTCCGFIQSDAPHWLDEAYSDAITSMDIGLIYRNLVYSSAVENVLKTSFDYNKKFLDYAGGYGMYVRLMRDKGFDFYWDDKYCENLFAKHFTLEELEQGQKFEAVTAFEIFEHLANPLEEIEKLFSYSDSIIFSTEIVPDKELTNPGDWWYFAPEGGQHISFYTKRAFEVIANKFSCNFYSNGKDLHILTKKTLKKNPLDYTRTFWDKVADRLIGILGRSKSNAPAAINLSSKIPQDVQYIRQIVHPETKN comes from the coding sequence ATGAATAACAATAAATGTCTTATTTGTGGAGGTGAAACCAATATATTGTTTTCGACCCGTGTATTGCATAAATATGATGTAAGCTATCATAAGTGTACTTGTTGCGGGTTTATTCAGTCGGATGCTCCACATTGGCTGGACGAAGCATATAGTGACGCAATCACATCTATGGATATTGGCTTGATATACCGTAACTTGGTATATTCTTCTGCCGTTGAAAATGTATTGAAAACATCGTTCGATTACAATAAAAAATTTCTTGATTATGCAGGAGGATACGGAATGTATGTCCGTCTGATGCGTGATAAAGGATTTGATTTCTATTGGGATGATAAATATTGCGAAAACTTGTTTGCTAAACATTTTACACTGGAAGAATTGGAGCAAGGACAAAAATTTGAAGCCGTTACAGCTTTCGAAATATTTGAGCATCTGGCTAACCCTCTTGAAGAAATAGAAAAACTGTTTAGTTATTCGGATTCTATTATCTTCTCAACCGAAATAGTACCTGATAAAGAATTAACGAATCCCGGTGATTGGTGGTATTTTGCCCCTGAAGGAGGGCAGCATATTAGTTTCTATACTAAGCGGGCATTTGAAGTGATTGCAAATAAGTTCTCCTGCAATTTTTATTCAAATGGAAAAGACCTTCATATCCTGACTAAAAAGACTTTGAAAAAGAATCCTTTGGATTATACAAGAACTTTTTGGGATAAGGTTGCAGATCGTCTGATAGGTATTCTTGGCAGAAGTAAGAGCAATGCTCCTGCTGCTATTAACTTATCAAGCAAAATTCCTCAGGATGTTCAATATATACGTCAGATAGTTCATCCTGAAACTAAAAATTAA
- the radA gene encoding DNA repair protein RadA, with product MAKTKSVYVCSNCGNDSAKWLGKCPICGEWNTYVEEIIAKDSNSRRTDTLFDSPKAKPILLQDVATGEEPRIDLKDEELNRVLGGGLVPGSLILLGGEPGIGKSTLILQTVLNLNSQKTLYVSGEESVRQLKLRADRINEKSQNCYIVCETNLQQIFVHIQNTKPDLVIIDSIQTIFTDLIESSPGSVAQVRECSAAILKFAKETGTPVILIGHINKEGSIAGPKVLEHIVDTVLQFEGDQHYMYRILRGIKNRFGSTAELGIYEMRQNGLREVSNPSELLLTQNHEGLSGVSIAAAIEGVRPFLIETQALVSTAAYGIPQRSATGFDSRRMNMLLAVLEKRAGFKLIQKDVFLNIAGGLKVNDPAIDMAVISAVLSSSLDIAVERHVCMSGEVGLSGEIRPVNRIEQRILEAEKLGFSKILIPHNNLKSFTSKVNIEIIPVRKVEEAFRQLFG from the coding sequence ATGGCCAAGACCAAATCGGTGTATGTTTGTAGTAATTGTGGTAACGATTCAGCTAAATGGCTCGGCAAATGTCCTATTTGCGGAGAATGGAATACGTATGTAGAAGAAATAATAGCTAAGGATAGCAACAGTAGACGAACAGATACATTGTTTGATTCTCCGAAGGCTAAGCCTATATTATTACAAGATGTGGCAACCGGAGAAGAACCACGCATCGACTTGAAAGATGAAGAGCTTAACAGGGTTTTAGGTGGAGGTTTAGTGCCCGGCTCTTTGATCCTTCTAGGTGGAGAACCCGGTATCGGTAAATCTACATTGATATTGCAGACAGTACTAAATTTGAATTCTCAGAAGACATTATATGTATCGGGGGAGGAGAGTGTTCGTCAATTGAAGTTGAGAGCCGATAGAATAAATGAAAAGAGCCAGAATTGTTATATTGTTTGTGAAACCAATTTACAACAAATATTTGTTCATATTCAGAATACAAAACCCGATCTTGTTATTATTGATTCTATACAAACCATATTTACTGATTTGATAGAGTCATCTCCCGGAAGTGTTGCACAAGTAAGGGAATGTTCTGCTGCGATTTTGAAATTTGCGAAAGAAACAGGTACTCCTGTAATACTTATCGGTCATATCAATAAAGAGGGTAGTATAGCCGGTCCTAAAGTATTGGAGCATATTGTAGATACTGTATTGCAGTTTGAAGGCGATCAGCATTATATGTACCGTATATTGAGAGGCATCAAAAACCGATTTGGTAGTACAGCTGAATTGGGTATATACGAAATGAGACAAAATGGTCTGCGTGAGGTAAGTAATCCGTCAGAGTTATTACTTACTCAAAATCATGAAGGGCTAAGCGGGGTTTCTATTGCTGCTGCAATAGAAGGTGTAAGACCGTTTTTAATCGAAACTCAAGCATTGGTTAGCACTGCTGCTTATGGAATCCCTCAACGATCTGCAACGGGTTTTGATAGCCGTAGGATGAATATGTTATTGGCAGTTCTCGAAAAGCGTGCAGGGTTTAAGTTAATCCAAAAAGATGTCTTTCTGAATATAGCCGGAGGTTTGAAAGTAAACGACCCTGCTATTGACATGGCGGTGATTAGTGCCGTTTTATCTTCGAGCTTGGATATTGCTGTCGAAAGACACGTTTGTATGTCGGGAGAGGTAGGATTATCAGGGGAGATACGTCCTGTTAATAGAATTGAACAACGGATATTAGAGGCTGAAAAACTAGGCTTCTCTAAAATTCTTATCCCTCATAATAATCTTAAGAGTTTCACTTCTAAAGTAAATATCGAAATTATCCCCGTAAGAAAAGTCGAAGAAGCATTCCGTCAATTATTTGGATAA
- a CDS encoding T9SS type A sorting domain-containing protein, whose protein sequence is MINKQLLFLLVSSILSLSAFGQISQGGVPPSFSRPNTLRSTSPVTNIPVNLDIDRLIWEDAIVERNGGPARVAEVLPVDVDIRKTGNWSTFSDSVKIWQQTIFAQGAKGLILSYKDFYIPEGAKLFIYNEDHSQVLGAYTRSTHPEGGSFATEIISGEKITLEYVASATSSEQPRLVVEDVGYIYNPRAVSLPPGKEINQSASCMINVNCPAGDNWKNQKRGVVLLCFKVNQRWSACSGSLINNTKRDGTPYVLTADHCFVKDGIIDYPNMLVYFNFEFPGCQNEKVIPETAGTLVGVDLLVNSPIEETSYGVITRGSDGALIKLKDNVPTEWKPFYNGWDRRNIAATSGVVIHHPNYDLKKITTYNRPISTTTFYGTDANKKYITGATDASWQVVYDGNSVTEGGSSGSPLFSQEGLIIGTLSGGLSECINLFRPDVYGKFSYHWDYLEGENRQMKKYLDPINEGNKTLKGYDPNYPSGLEPEIVDNITKDIVIFPTMADNEINVNTSSIIRSIKIYDLAGRQIYTKSGYNASTATIAVDGWQKGVYSVVIQADSGKLTEKFIKK, encoded by the coding sequence ATGATTAATAAACAACTTTTATTTTTGTTAGTCTCTTCTATTCTTAGTTTATCAGCTTTTGGTCAGATTAGTCAGGGAGGAGTTCCTCCGAGCTTTTCACGTCCGAATACTCTTCGGTCTACATCACCTGTAACTAATATTCCTGTTAATTTGGATATAGACAGATTGATATGGGAAGATGCTATTGTCGAAAGAAATGGTGGACCGGCACGAGTGGCAGAAGTACTGCCTGTTGATGTAGATATTCGTAAAACGGGAAATTGGAGTACTTTTTCAGACTCTGTTAAGATATGGCAACAAACCATTTTTGCACAAGGGGCAAAAGGACTGATTTTAAGTTATAAAGATTTTTATATTCCTGAGGGAGCAAAATTATTTATTTATAATGAAGATCATTCACAAGTTTTGGGAGCATATACCAGAAGTACGCACCCGGAAGGCGGTTCTTTTGCAACGGAAATAATTTCCGGTGAAAAAATAACTTTAGAGTATGTAGCATCAGCAACTTCAAGTGAACAGCCTCGCCTAGTCGTTGAAGATGTCGGATATATTTATAATCCCAGAGCTGTTTCTCTTCCCCCTGGTAAGGAAATCAATCAATCTGCTTCGTGCATGATTAATGTAAACTGTCCGGCAGGTGATAATTGGAAAAATCAAAAAAGAGGAGTTGTTCTTTTATGTTTTAAAGTGAATCAGAGGTGGTCAGCTTGCTCCGGTAGTTTAATAAATAATACAAAGCGAGATGGTACACCTTACGTTTTAACAGCAGATCATTGTTTTGTTAAAGATGGAATTATCGATTATCCAAACATGCTTGTTTACTTTAATTTTGAGTTTCCGGGTTGCCAGAATGAGAAGGTTATTCCCGAAACGGCTGGTACTTTGGTTGGAGTTGATCTTTTAGTCAATTCGCCTATTGAGGAAACATCATATGGAGTAATAACCAGAGGTTCTGATGGGGCTTTAATTAAATTGAAAGATAATGTTCCTACAGAGTGGAAGCCTTTTTATAATGGATGGGATAGGAGGAATATTGCGGCAACTTCAGGTGTTGTTATTCATCATCCTAATTATGACCTTAAGAAGATCACAACTTATAACAGACCTATAAGTACAACAACATTTTATGGTACAGATGCCAATAAGAAATATATAACAGGAGCAACTGATGCATCATGGCAAGTAGTATATGACGGAAATAGTGTTACAGAAGGAGGTTCTTCAGGCTCCCCTCTATTTAGTCAAGAGGGTTTGATTATAGGAACTCTAAGTGGAGGTCTGTCAGAGTGTATTAATTTATTTCGACCGGATGTTTATGGTAAATTTTCCTATCACTGGGATTATTTGGAAGGCGAAAACCGGCAGATGAAGAAATATCTCGATCCAATAAATGAAGGAAATAAGACTCTTAAAGGGTATGATCCTAATTATCCTTCGGGTTTAGAACCGGAAATTGTTGATAATATCACGAAAGATATCGTTATTTTCCCTACTATGGCCGACAATGAGATAAATGTCAATACAAGTTCAATAATAAGAAGTATAAAGATATACGATTTAGCAGGTCGTCAGATATATACAAAATCGGGATACAATGCTTCTACGGCTACAATAGCAGTTGATGGGTGGCAGAAGGGAGTTTATTCCGTTGTGATTCAGGCTGATTCCGGTAAATTAACCGAGAAGTTTATAAAAAAATAA
- a CDS encoding shikimate kinase, with protein MTRIFLIGYMGVGKTTAGRELAKLLDLEFVDLDHFIQNRYNKTIAQLFEQFGEEGFREIENKVLKEVAQFENVVISTGGGAPCFYDNMEVMNNAGITIYMKASAGLLSERLNLCKEKRPLIKDKNEEELLLFVTDNLNRREPHYSRAKIIFEADELVNREDVDKYVLLLMDTISNTQKL; from the coding sequence ATGACACGTATTTTCTTAATAGGATATATGGGCGTCGGTAAAACTACGGCAGGCAGAGAATTGGCAAAATTATTAGACCTGGAATTTGTAGATTTAGACCATTTTATCCAAAATAGATATAATAAAACAATCGCTCAGTTATTCGAGCAATTCGGAGAAGAGGGATTCAGAGAAATCGAAAATAAGGTATTAAAGGAGGTTGCCCAATTTGAAAATGTTGTAATTTCAACAGGGGGAGGAGCTCCTTGTTTTTACGATAATATGGAGGTGATGAATAATGCCGGTATCACTATTTATATGAAAGCCAGTGCCGGATTATTATCCGAAAGATTAAACTTGTGCAAGGAAAAACGTCCTTTAATTAAGGATAAAAATGAAGAAGAACTTCTTTTATTTGTAACGGATAACTTAAACCGAAGAGAACCTCATTATAGTCGCGCTAAAATTATTTTTGAAGCTGATGAGCTTGTAAATAGAGAAGATGTAGATAAATATGTTCTTCTTCTAATGGATACAATAAGTAATACACAAAAACTTTAA